One stretch of Prunus persica cultivar Lovell chromosome G1, Prunus_persica_NCBIv2, whole genome shotgun sequence DNA includes these proteins:
- the LOC18792657 gene encoding probable boron transporter 2, which yields MEETFVPFRGIRNDLQGRFMCYKQDWTGGLKAGFRILAPTTYIFFASAIPVISFGEQLERDTDGVLTAVQTLASTALCGIIHSILGGQPLLILGVAEPTVIMYTFMFNFAKNRPDLGSKLFLAWTGWVCVWTAILLFLLAILGACSIINRFTRLAGELFGLLIAMLFMQEAIKGLVHEFRIPERENPKSVQFQPSWRFANGMFALVLSFGLLLTSLKSRKARSWRYGSGSLRGFVADYGVPLMVLIWSAVSYIPAGNVPKGIPRRLFSPNPWSPGAYENWTVIKDMLSVPVIYIIGAFIPATMIAVLYYFDHSVASQLAQQKEFNLRKPPSFHYDLLLLGFMVIICGLIGIPPSNGVIPQSPMHTKSLATLKHQLLRNRLVATARRCMKNNASLGQVYGSMQQAYQQMQTPLTYQEPSARGLKELKDSTFQMASSMGNINAPVDETVFDVEKEIDDLLPVEVKEQRLSNLLQATFVGGCVAAMPFLKMIPTSVLWGYFAFMAVESLPGNQCWERILLLFTAPSRRYKVLEEYHATFVETVPFKTIAAFTIFQTAYLFVCFGITWIPIAGVLFPLMIMFLVPVRQYVLPKFFKGAHLQDLDAAEYEEAPALPFNLATEREMSRQASFADDVEILDGIVTRSRGEIRHICSPRMASSATTPSKEFKSIQSPLFSDKIYSPRLSELRGEPSPQNGGNGQFSPRTGEARSSNLAKSG from the exons ATGGAAGAGACATTTGTACCATTTCGGGGAATCAGGAATGATCTTCAAGGGAGATTTATGTGTTACAAGCAAGACTGGACTGGTGGTTTGAAGGCAGGCTTCAG GATTTTGGCCCCCACCACTTATATATTCTTTGCATCAGCCATTCCAGTTATTTCATTTGGTGAACAATTAGAGAGAGATACAG ATGGGGTTCTCACAGCAGTTCAGACGTTAGCATCTACTGCTTTATGTGGAATTATACACTCGATCCTTGGGGGTCAGCCTTTGCTGATTCTCGGAGTTGCAGAGCCAACTGTGATTATGTACACATTTATGTTCAATTTCGCCAAAAATAGACCGGATTTGGGATCAAAGCTCTTTTTAGCATGGACTGGATG GGTGTGCGTCTGGACTGCAATATTGCTGTTCCTGCTGGCTATATTAGGGGCTTGCTCCATTATAAACAGATTCACTCGTCTTGCAGGAGAGTTATTTGGCCTTCTCATTGCAATGCTTTTCATGCAGGAAGCTATTAAA GGACTCGTTCATGAATTTCGCATACCTGAAAGAGAAAACCCAAAGTCAGTTCAATTTCAACCTTCATGGAGATTTGCAAATGGGATGTTTGCTTTGGTTTTGTCATTTGGCCTTCTACTTACTTCTTTAAAAAGCAGAAAAGCAAGGTCTTGGCGGTATGGGTCTG GGTCGCTCCGTGGTTTTGTAGCAGATTATGGTGTGCCATTGATGGTGTTGATCTGGTCTGCTGTTTCCTATATACCTGCTGGAAATGTTCCAAAAGGAATTCCAAGGCGCCTCTTCAGTCCAAATCCATGGTCACCAGGAGCATACGAGAATTGGACTGTCATCAAG GACATGCTAAGTGTTCCAGTGATTTATATAATTGGAGCTTTCATTCCAGCAACAATGATTGCAGTGCTGTACTATTTTGACCACAGTGTAGCTTCCCAACTTGCTCAGCAGAAAGAATTCAATTTGAGAAAACCACCTTCGTTCCATTATGATCTACTTCTCTTAGGGTTCATG GTCATAATATGTGGTCTCATAGGCATTCCCCCATCCAATGGTGTCATACCACAATCTCCAATGCATACGAAAAGCTTGGCCACACTGAAGCACCAG TTATTACGCAATCGACTTGTAGCTACAGCAAGGAGATGTATGAAAAACAATGCCAGCTTGGGACAAGTATATGGAAGCATGCAACAAGCATATCAACAGATGCAAACCCCACTAACATACCAGGAACCTTCAGCTCGG GGATTAAAGGAATTGAAGGATTCAACTTTTCAAATGGCTTCAAGCATGGGGAACATAAATGCTCCAGTTGATGAGACAGTGTTTGATGTTGAGAAAGAGATTGATGATTTATTGCCTGTGGAGGTGAAAGAACAGCGGCTCAGCAACTTGCTTCAAGCTACTTTTGTAGGAGGATGTGTTGCAGCCATGCCTTTTCTTAAAATGATCCCTACATCGGTACTCTGGGGTTATTTTGCCTTTATGGCTGTTGAGAGCTTACCAGGTAACCAATGTTGGGAGAGGATTCTACTGCTCTTCACGGCCCCAAGTAGAAGATACAA AGTACTTGAGGAATACCACGCCACTTTTGTCGAAACAGTACCGTTCAAGACAATTGCAGCATTCACAATTTTCCAAACTGCTTACTTGTTTGTATGCTTTGGAATTACATGGATTCCTATTGCTGGGGTTCTTTTCCCATTAATGATCATGTTTCTGGTTCCTGTTAGACAATACGTTTTGCCCAAGTTCTTCAAAGGGGCACACCTTCAAGATTTAGATGCTGCAGAGTATGAAGAGGCACCTGCTTTACCATTCAACCTTGCAACT GAGCGAGAGATGAGTAGGCAAGCTTCATTTGCAGATGATGTTGAGATTTTAGATGGGATAGTTACTAGAAGCCGGGGTGAGATCAGGCATATCTGCAGTCCTAGAATGGCAAGTTCAGCTACAACACCATCCAAGGAATTCAAAAGTATACAAAGCCCACTGTTCTCAGATAAGATATACAGTCCTCGTTTAAGTGAGCTGAGAGGTGAGCCAAGTCCTCAGAATGGTGGAAACGGGCAATTTAGTCCAAGGACTGGAGAAGCAAGATCATCTAATCTTGCGAAGAGTGGTTGA
- the LOC18791589 gene encoding uncharacterized protein LOC18791589, which translates to MPSLQTALPPELANNVIRLYRECLRRAKYVGHRQHNTELVVDMVRQQFKKHMLETDPEKIQKLKDDAARGLINHILFESERLSGRKFSSS; encoded by the exons ATGCCGTCTCTGCAAACCGCATTGCCTCCTGAGCTCGCGAATAATGTGATCAGA CTTTACCGCGAGTGTCTTCGAAGAGCTAAATATGTTGGTCATCGG CAACACAATACGGAACTTGTGGTTGATATGGTGCGGCAGCAGTTCAAGAAACATATGCTTGAGACAGATCCAGAGAAGATTCAAAAGTTGAAGGATGA TGCCGCAAGGGGACTTATAAATCATATACTATTCGAGTCCGAGAGGCTGTCTGGTCGTAAATTCAGCAGCTCTTGA
- the LOC18790242 gene encoding polygalacturonase At1g48100: MEPIHWFMVLWIALSLMIFQNSSNVEGRYHFHKRNKSSPAPSPDAGEPVAPSTPSLSPPPLPNVPSDPYPEDPGNNSSGSSDCVFNVMNYGAVGDGSADDTAAFRAAWKEACAVESGVVFAPADYSFKITSTIFSGPCQPGLVFQVDGILMPPEGPQTWPKGDSQKQWLVFYRLDKMTFTGSGTIEGNGQKWWDLPCKPHRGPNGSTLPGQCDSPALIRFFMSNNLVVKGLRIQNSPQFHMKFDGCEGVQIEKLSISSPKLSPNTDGIHIENTKSVGIYDSMISNGDDCISIGTGCANVDIRGVTCGPSHGISIGSLGVHNSQACVSNITVRDTIIRESDNGVRIKTWQGGTGCVSAIVFENIQMENVMNCLLVDQYYCLSKACRNETSAVYVTDLTYRNIKGTYDVRRPPIHFACSDTVACTNITLSEVELYPHEGELMDDPFCWNAYGTQETATIPPIDCLRDGEPESVAEVSQYTC, translated from the exons ATGGAGCCAATTCACTGGTTTATGGTCCTATGGATCGCATTGAGTCTAATGATCTTCCAAAACTCAAGCAACGTGGAAGGAAGATATCATTTCCACAAGAGGAACAAAAGCTCCCCTGCTCCTTCCCCTGACGCTGGAGAGCCAGTTGCTCCTTCAACCCCAAGCCTCAGCCCTCCTCCTCTTCCAAATGTGCCCTCAGACCCTTACCCTGAGGACCCTGGAAATAATTCTTCTGGTTCTTCAGATTGTGTGTTCAATGTCATGAATTATGGGGCAGTTGGTGATGGCTCTGCTGATGACACTGCTGCATTTAGAGCGGCTTGGAAAGAAGCCTGTGCTGTAGAATCTGGTGTGGTTTTCGCTCCTGCAGATTACAGCTTCAAAATTACTTCAACCATCTTCTCAGGTCCTTGCCAGCCTGGACTGGTATTCCAa GTAGATGGGATTCTGATGCCGCCAGAGGGGCCTCAGACTTGGCCTAAAGGAGACAGCCAAAAACAGTGGCTTGTGTTTTACAGGCTTGACAAAATGACTTTCACTGGGAGTGGAACCATTGAAGGCAATGGCCAAAAGTGGTGGGATCTCCCATGCAAGCCTCACAGG GGTCCTAATGGATCCACATTGCCAGGACAATGTGACAGCCCTGCT TTAATTAGATTCTTCATGAGCAACAATTTGGTGGTTAAGGGGTTAAGAATCCAAAACAGTCCTCAGTTCCACATGAAGTTTGATGGCTGTGAAGGTGTACAGATTGAGAAGCTGTCCATTTCCTCACCAAAGCTTAGCCCCAACACAGATGGGATCCACATAGAGAACACAAAATCTGTTGGCATATATGACTCTATGATTAGCAATG GTGATGATTGCATTTCAATAGGAACTGGATGTGCCAATGTTGATATAAGAGGTGTCACTTGTGGGCCAAGTCACGGGATTAG CATTGGGAGTCTTGGTGTGCACAATTCCCAAGCATGTGTTTCCAACATAACAGTGCGTGACACTATCATAAGGGAATCCGATAATGGAGTCAGAATCAAGACATGGCAAGGCGGGACGGGCTGCGTATCCGCCATAGTATTTGAGAACATTCAAATGGAGAATGTGATGAATTGCCTACTAGTAGACCAATATTACTGCCTATCAAAGGCCTGTCGAAACGAAACTTCGGCAGTTTATGTCACAGACTTGACATATAGAAACATAAAGGGCACATATGATGTGAGGAGGCCTCCAATTCACTTTGCTTGCAGTGACACGGTGGCTTGTACAAACATCACACTCTCGGAAGTTGAGCTTTACCCACATGAAGGAGAGTTGATGGATGATCCATTTTGTTGGAATGCTTATGGGACTCAAGAAACAGCCACTATACCTCCAATTGATTGCTTGCGGGATGGAGAGCCTGAGAGTGTGGCTGAGGTGTCCCAGTATACTTGCTAG